A region of Paenibacillus thiaminolyticus DNA encodes the following proteins:
- a CDS encoding MFS transporter has product MKKQMTVVVLMLMMVFIGFGIVIPVLPMMITDAGANEVHLGLMLSLYSLVAFILSPLWGALSEKVGRRPIILIGTLGFSASYALFGLADGSLWMMYVSRLLGGLFSGAVTAVIVAYVADITPPERRTKGMAMVGMAIGLGFTFGPAFGGIISKIGHNAPFFAASVLTLLTCLLGCVLLQESLPKEKRMQPREAAPSRWTAFTGMMKYLYVLSFFVTFTLAGLESTLLYFQAVRIPGITAVDIGFMFFYCGLAGALVQGGIVRRYIKNGAEKKTIGAGLVISALGFFLLLLSSNMVNATIFLCVFGIGNALIRPCVISLITQKTTVSQGVASGLNSSMDSFGRIAGPLLAVAIFKWNANLPYIIGGVLCLAAIGLLVRFSVAERAKTSAGTSI; this is encoded by the coding sequence ATGAAAAAACAAATGACTGTCGTCGTGCTTATGCTGATGATGGTATTTATCGGATTCGGCATCGTCATTCCGGTTCTGCCGATGATGATTACGGATGCCGGCGCGAACGAAGTGCATCTGGGGCTCATGCTCTCGCTGTACTCGCTCGTCGCCTTTATTCTGTCCCCGTTGTGGGGAGCGCTATCAGAAAAAGTAGGCAGACGCCCGATCATCCTTATCGGAACGCTTGGCTTCAGTGCCAGTTACGCGCTGTTCGGCCTTGCGGACGGCTCTTTGTGGATGATGTATGTCTCCCGCTTGCTCGGAGGCCTGTTCTCCGGCGCGGTGACGGCCGTCATCGTCGCGTATGTAGCCGACATTACGCCGCCGGAGCGGCGGACGAAGGGAATGGCGATGGTCGGTATGGCGATCGGCCTGGGCTTCACGTTCGGTCCTGCATTCGGGGGCATCATCAGCAAGATTGGACATAACGCGCCCTTTTTTGCCGCATCGGTGTTAACGCTCCTTACCTGCCTGCTCGGCTGCGTCCTGCTGCAGGAATCGCTGCCGAAGGAGAAGCGGATGCAGCCGCGCGAGGCGGCGCCTTCCCGCTGGACGGCCTTCACCGGCATGATGAAATATTTGTATGTACTGTCATTCTTCGTGACCTTTACGCTTGCAGGGCTGGAGTCCACTTTGCTCTATTTCCAGGCGGTCCGCATTCCGGGAATTACGGCCGTAGACATCGGCTTCATGTTCTTCTACTGCGGCCTCGCCGGCGCACTTGTGCAGGGCGGGATTGTGAGACGGTATATTAAGAATGGAGCGGAAAAGAAGACGATCGGCGCCGGGCTGGTCATTTCCGCCCTCGGTTTTTTCCTCCTGCTGCTGTCATCGAATATGGTGAACGCGACGATATTCCTATGCGTCTTCGGAATCGGCAATGCGCTGATCCGGCCATGCGTCATCTCTCTCATCACACAGAAGACGACGGTCAGCCAGGGAGTCGCTTCGGGCCTCAATTCATCCATGGACAGCTTCGGCCGCATCGCCGGACCGCTGCTGGCCGTGGCGATCTTCAAATGGAACGCCAATTTGCCTTATATCATTGGCGGCGTCCTGTGCCTGGCGGCCATCGGCCTGCTCGTTCGTTTTTCGGTGGCGGAACGGGCGAAGACCTCGGCCGGAACTTCCATTTAG
- a CDS encoding YktB family protein, whose translation MMTTFTGFNATDFLVFHTEGLEARMEGIREHIQPKFQAIGEELVGDAAVQSGQEMFLHIAKHARRTVNPPKDTWLAIGPNKRGYKSLPHFQVGLFDDHVFIWLAFIYEVANKRNIASMMLNDTKRFRSLVPADFVISMDHMKKENVRLADINDEELKKMLVRFRDVKQAEWLVGRNITAHDPVLSNGEAFMALARSTLTTLMPLYKLALEA comes from the coding sequence ATGATGACCACATTTACCGGATTTAACGCAACCGACTTCCTGGTCTTCCATACCGAAGGACTCGAAGCTCGCATGGAAGGAATCCGCGAACATATCCAGCCCAAGTTCCAAGCGATAGGTGAAGAGCTTGTCGGCGATGCCGCTGTGCAGAGCGGCCAAGAGATGTTTTTACATATCGCGAAGCATGCCCGGCGCACGGTCAATCCGCCGAAGGATACGTGGCTCGCCATCGGTCCGAACAAGCGCGGCTACAAGTCGCTGCCCCATTTCCAGGTCGGACTGTTCGATGACCATGTGTTCATCTGGCTCGCCTTCATCTATGAAGTGGCGAACAAGCGCAACATCGCGAGCATGATGCTGAACGACACGAAGCGGTTCCGCTCGCTTGTCCCGGCTGACTTCGTCATCTCGATGGATCATATGAAAAAAGAGAACGTCCGTCTCGCCGACATCAACGATGAGGAATTGAAGAAGATGCTTGTCCGCTTCCGCGACGTCAAGCAGGCGGAATGGCTCGTTGGGCGGAACATCACCGCCCACGATCCGGTGCTGTCCAACGGCGAAGCGTTCATGGCACTGGCCCGCAGCACGCTGACGACGCTGATGCCGCTGTACAAGCTGGCGCTGGAAGCGTAG
- the gndA gene encoding NADP-dependent phosphogluconate dehydrogenase produces MTKNQIGVIGLAVMGKNLALNIESRGFAVSVYNRSREKTDALLQEAAGKQLTGTYTIEEFVNSLAVPRKILIMVQAGQATDATIEQLLPHLDQGDIIIDGGNAHFPDTQRRSKYLEEKGFRFIGAGVSGGEEGALKGPAIMPGGQESAYKLVEPILTSISAKVNGDPCCTYIGPDGAGHYVKMVHNGIEYGDMQLICEAYHLLTTVLGVETKELHSIFTEWNNGELDSYLIEITADIFSKYDEETGKPMVDVILDSAGQKGTGKWTSQSALDLGVPLSMITESVFSRFLSALKEERVAASKVLQGPASKPFTGDKAEFIENVRKALYTSKIVSYAQGFAQMRAASDEFGWNLRYGDIAMIFRGGCIIRSRFLHNIKEAYDRDPELKNLLLDPYFKNIVESYQDAWRQVVAAAVAYGVPVPGFASALAYFDSYRTERLPANLLQAQRDYFGAHTFKRVDKEGTFHYNWLSE; encoded by the coding sequence ATGACGAAGAATCAAATTGGTGTCATCGGCCTTGCCGTAATGGGCAAAAATCTGGCGCTTAATATCGAAAGCCGCGGGTTCGCCGTATCAGTCTACAACCGTTCGCGCGAGAAGACGGATGCGCTTCTGCAAGAGGCGGCAGGCAAGCAGTTGACGGGTACATATACCATTGAAGAATTCGTGAATTCCCTGGCTGTGCCGCGCAAGATTTTGATTATGGTTCAAGCGGGACAAGCTACCGATGCGACCATCGAACAGCTTCTGCCTCATCTGGATCAAGGAGATATTATTATTGACGGCGGGAATGCCCACTTCCCGGACACTCAGCGCCGCAGCAAATATTTGGAAGAAAAAGGCTTCCGCTTCATCGGAGCGGGCGTATCCGGCGGGGAAGAAGGAGCGCTGAAGGGACCTGCGATTATGCCGGGCGGCCAGGAGAGTGCTTACAAGCTCGTTGAGCCGATTCTGACCTCCATTTCGGCCAAAGTCAACGGAGATCCTTGCTGCACCTATATCGGTCCGGACGGAGCGGGCCACTATGTCAAGATGGTTCACAACGGCATCGAGTATGGCGACATGCAGCTGATCTGCGAAGCGTATCATCTGTTGACGACAGTGCTTGGCGTCGAGACGAAGGAGCTTCATTCGATCTTCACGGAATGGAACAATGGGGAGCTTGACAGCTACCTGATTGAGATTACGGCCGATATCTTCTCGAAGTATGACGAAGAGACGGGCAAGCCGATGGTGGACGTCATTCTTGACTCTGCCGGGCAAAAGGGCACGGGCAAATGGACAAGCCAAAGCGCGCTCGATCTTGGCGTGCCGCTGTCGATGATTACGGAATCGGTATTTTCCCGCTTCTTGTCCGCCTTGAAGGAAGAGCGCGTCGCCGCGAGCAAGGTACTGCAAGGTCCGGCTTCCAAGCCGTTCACAGGCGACAAGGCCGAATTTATCGAAAATGTGCGCAAGGCGCTCTATACGAGCAAGATCGTATCGTATGCACAGGGCTTCGCCCAAATGCGTGCCGCTTCCGACGAATTCGGCTGGAATCTGCGCTACGGTGATATCGCGATGATCTTCCGCGGCGGCTGCATTATCCGCTCCCGCTTCCTGCATAACATCAAGGAAGCGTATGACCGGGATCCAGAGCTGAAAAATCTGCTGCTTGATCCGTATTTCAAAAATATTGTGGAAAGCTATCAGGATGCTTGGCGCCAAGTGGTTGCCGCGGCAGTCGCTTACGGCGTGCCGGTGCCGGGCTTCGCGAGCGCGCTCGCTTACTTCGACAGCTACCGCACAGAGCGGCTGCCTGCGAATCTGCTTCAAGCCCAGCGCGATTACTTCGGCGCCCATACGTTCAAGCGCGTCGATAAGGAAGGCACCTTCCATTATAACTGGTTGTCCGAATAA
- a CDS encoding methyltransferase, translated as MSTLPSPDSHSAQRSVSARMARIMDTQHPLCREDIVWVLNFVKSKLTEKDEAWARLGPERILQNFRYFAEISLLLIRGVSFSEKSEHIRQYLSEATYGLLDQDGNL; from the coding sequence ATGTCCACCTTGCCCTCCCCGGATTCCCATTCCGCACAGCGCAGCGTATCCGCCCGTATGGCCCGAATTATGGACACGCAACATCCGCTGTGCAGAGAAGACATCGTGTGGGTATTGAATTTCGTCAAAAGCAAGCTTACCGAGAAGGACGAAGCATGGGCCCGTCTCGGTCCGGAACGGATTCTGCAAAACTTCCGCTATTTCGCTGAAATTTCGCTGCTTCTCATTCGCGGTGTAAGCTTCAGCGAGAAATCGGAACATATTCGCCAATATTTGTCCGAAGCAACATACGGGCTTCTGGACCAGGACGGCAATCTGTAA
- a CDS encoding shikimate kinase, whose product MSNRSIVLIGFMGTGKSTVGARLAEQLKLRFCDLDEEIVSRTGQSIPDIFAERGEAYFREQEGRILSLLLEEEAPKIIATGGGAVLKEENRKRMKEQATVVHLTAEEATIVERVRQDRNRPLLQGDVEERVRRLMAERRGLYDFAHLCVPTDSESVEQLCARILAHMERN is encoded by the coding sequence ATGAGCAATCGATCGATTGTACTTATCGGATTTATGGGAACAGGCAAATCAACCGTCGGTGCACGGTTGGCCGAGCAGTTGAAGCTTCGCTTCTGCGATTTGGACGAGGAAATTGTCAGCCGGACAGGACAGTCGATTCCCGATATTTTCGCGGAGCGGGGGGAGGCTTATTTCCGGGAACAGGAGGGACGCATTCTCTCTCTGCTGCTGGAAGAAGAAGCTCCTAAGATTATCGCAACCGGGGGCGGGGCCGTCTTGAAGGAAGAGAACCGGAAGCGCATGAAGGAGCAGGCGACTGTGGTTCATCTGACAGCAGAGGAGGCGACGATCGTGGAGCGGGTCCGCCAGGACCGGAACCGTCCGCTGCTGCAGGGCGATGTGGAGGAGCGGGTTCGCCGCTTGATGGCGGAGCGCCGCGGGCTGTACGACTTCGCTCATCTATGCGTGCCGACGGACAGCGAATCCGTGGAACAATTGTGCGCCCGAATCCTCGCCCATATGGAACGGAATTAG
- a CDS encoding rhodanese-like domain-containing protein produces the protein MTPIKTIGAAELRNRLHRGEVLNMIDVREDEEVALGMIPGAKHIPMNEIPERLQEIDQAEETIFICRSGYRSERVCEYLQHLGRDNAVNLEGGMLSWAELESED, from the coding sequence ATGACACCCATCAAGACGATCGGAGCCGCAGAGCTGAGGAACCGGCTGCACCGCGGCGAAGTGTTAAACATGATCGATGTGCGCGAGGATGAGGAAGTTGCCCTAGGCATGATTCCCGGCGCCAAGCATATTCCGATGAACGAGATTCCGGAACGGCTTCAAGAGATCGATCAGGCAGAAGAGACCATCTTCATCTGCCGCAGCGGCTACCGCAGCGAGCGCGTATGCGAATATTTGCAGCACCTTGGCAGGGACAATGCCGTGAACCTGGAAGGCGGCATGCTCTCCTGGGCCGAACTGGAGTCCGAGGACTAA
- the aroA gene encoding 3-phosphoshikimate 1-carboxyvinyltransferase — protein MDVIVRPTSRLQGEIQALSSKNYTTRYLLAAGLAQGTSTIYYPAHSEDSDAMRRCLRDLGAVLEEDDEKLVITGFGRRPQLANLERELNVGNAGAVLRFLMAVAALLPEVNFINAYPDSLGKRPHDDLIAALTQMGVEVSHREGKLPITIRGGEPKGGHIRVSGSVSSQFLSALLFLTPLLGEDSVIEVVDDLKSKVVVGQTLEVLAQAGIRIEAREDLMYFRVPGNQSYEAKTYVVQGDYPGSAAVLAAAAVVPSDIVVKGLTEDSKQGERAIVDVLRMMDVPLEHTDSTVRIQGGAPLKAVEFDGDAATDAVLAMVAAAVFADGTSRFYNVENLRYKECDRITDYVAELRKAGADVEERQAEIIVHGKPQGVAGGVEINAHYDHRVIMALTVVGLRAQQPIRIRDAHHVAKSYPQYFDHLQALGAQVEWVEA, from the coding sequence ATGGACGTTATCGTAAGGCCGACATCCCGGCTGCAAGGTGAAATTCAGGCATTGTCATCCAAAAATTACACGACCCGGTATTTGCTTGCCGCCGGATTGGCGCAAGGGACGAGCACGATTTACTATCCGGCCCACAGTGAAGATAGCGATGCCATGCGCCGCTGTCTGCGCGATCTTGGCGCGGTGCTGGAGGAGGACGACGAGAAGCTGGTCATTACGGGCTTCGGACGCCGTCCGCAGTTGGCGAATCTGGAACGTGAACTGAATGTGGGCAATGCGGGAGCGGTGCTGCGGTTTTTGATGGCCGTTGCCGCGCTCCTGCCGGAGGTGAACTTCATCAATGCCTATCCGGACTCGCTAGGGAAGCGGCCGCATGACGATCTGATTGCGGCGCTCACGCAGATGGGGGTGGAAGTGTCGCATCGGGAAGGCAAGCTGCCGATCACGATTCGGGGTGGCGAGCCGAAGGGCGGACATATCCGCGTATCGGGAAGCGTCAGCTCCCAGTTCCTTAGCGCCTTGCTCTTTCTCACTCCGCTTTTGGGCGAGGACAGTGTCATCGAGGTCGTGGACGATCTCAAGTCCAAGGTTGTCGTCGGCCAGACACTGGAAGTGCTGGCTCAGGCCGGCATTCGCATTGAAGCTCGCGAAGATCTGATGTATTTCCGGGTGCCGGGCAACCAAAGCTATGAAGCGAAGACTTATGTCGTGCAAGGGGATTATCCAGGCTCGGCCGCGGTTCTGGCGGCGGCGGCCGTCGTTCCTTCCGACATCGTCGTCAAAGGCTTGACCGAGGACAGCAAGCAGGGAGAACGCGCGATTGTTGACGTGCTGCGCATGATGGACGTGCCGCTGGAGCATACGGACTCGACGGTTCGCATCCAAGGAGGCGCTCCGCTGAAGGCAGTGGAGTTCGACGGAGACGCGGCGACCGATGCCGTGCTCGCGATGGTGGCGGCGGCCGTCTTCGCCGATGGAACTTCGCGCTTCTACAATGTAGAGAACTTGCGGTACAAGGAATGCGACCGCATCACCGATTATGTGGCCGAGCTGCGAAAGGCCGGCGCGGATGTGGAGGAGCGGCAGGCGGAGATTATCGTGCACGGGAAGCCGCAAGGCGTAGCCGGCGGAGTCGAGATCAACGCGCATTACGATCACCGGGTCATTATGGCGCTTACGGTGGTCGGGCTGCGTGCGCAGCAGCCGATTCGTATTCGCGATGCCCATCATGTCGCCAAATCGTACCCTCAATATTTTGACCATTTGCAAGCGTTGGGCGCGCAGGTGGAATGGGTGGAAGCATAA
- a CDS encoding CoA-binding protein — MSYEHPPQEEIRKLLNESSTIAVVGLSDDPTRVSYMVAEAMQKKGYRIIPVNPKAEQILGEACYPSLKDVPVPIDIVNVFRRSEYCADVAREAAEVKAKAIWLQQGIVNEEAARIAADSGMFCVMDLCIKVLDSILLPHGKIES, encoded by the coding sequence ATGAGCTATGAGCACCCGCCCCAGGAAGAAATCCGCAAGCTGCTGAACGAGAGCAGCACAATAGCTGTTGTCGGCTTGTCCGATGACCCGACGCGAGTATCTTATATGGTCGCGGAAGCGATGCAGAAGAAAGGCTATCGCATTATTCCCGTTAACCCGAAGGCGGAACAGATTCTTGGCGAGGCTTGCTATCCCTCTCTGAAGGACGTACCGGTTCCGATCGATATCGTGAACGTATTCCGCCGCAGCGAATATTGCGCGGATGTGGCGCGAGAGGCGGCGGAGGTCAAGGCGAAGGCCATATGGCTGCAGCAGGGGATTGTCAATGAAGAAGCGGCCCGTATCGCTGCGGACAGCGGCATGTTCTGCGTCATGGACTTGTGCATCAAAGTGCTGGATTCGATTCTGCTCCCGCATGGGAAGATCGAATCATAG
- a CDS encoding glucose PTS transporter subunit IIA translates to MSLNQLGILQQLSRALMQPLIALPAAALALAFGHLLAGAGLQDTAALFELTGRTIFYVLPYIFAVGVALGLANNAGVAALSALLGIFIFRQLLNQWSGSAFEPTVLNGIIFGILAGLVHQRFKDVRFPEYLQFFGGQRFAVLLTTLCSIALSWVMIMLAPFMQQGIQFLGQEILAMGGFGVFLYGVLHRVLVAFGLHHLLNNLYWFQVGTFTDAEGMTYSGDLPRFFAGDPAAGVFMAGLYPIMMFALPAVALAIVHESREDLRPKVRKTYMTAALVSLLTGITEPIEFAFLFAAPYLFIVHALLSGAAMWITAELGVRHGFSFSAGAIDYIVNFHQSKGALWIIPIGIAFALIYYVVFRFAIQKFQIPTPGRVEGSLLDDMASDLLHRVPLIIQALGGKDNIADIQACITRLRLRVNNDKLVDRHTLRKLGAAGVIRLGGGHLQVVFGTYSELIKDEMVKRLQRNSKQVWFVAPVQGKMIPIEEVPDRIFAQKLVGQGVAFLPDKGELVSPVHGRVRHVYPTMHALGIETPEGLEVLLHIGIETSSLNGAGFQAVVQEGDEVRPGQLMIKFDYNEVKKRCASLATPMVITNSDAVASWSFAPFAAVKRGQTSVMSVVLKEHANGGGRR, encoded by the coding sequence ATGTCCTTGAATCAGTTAGGGATTCTTCAGCAGTTATCGCGAGCGCTCATGCAGCCGCTTATCGCGCTGCCGGCAGCGGCGCTGGCGCTGGCGTTCGGCCATCTTCTGGCGGGTGCGGGCTTGCAGGATACGGCCGCCCTGTTCGAGCTGACAGGCCGGACGATTTTTTATGTGCTCCCCTACATTTTCGCGGTCGGGGTTGCGCTTGGCTTGGCGAATAATGCTGGAGTCGCCGCTTTGTCGGCGCTGCTCGGCATCTTTATTTTCCGCCAGCTGCTGAATCAATGGAGCGGATCGGCTTTCGAGCCGACCGTATTGAACGGCATCATCTTCGGGATATTGGCGGGACTCGTTCATCAACGCTTCAAGGATGTGCGTTTTCCCGAATATTTGCAATTTTTTGGAGGCCAGCGATTTGCGGTGCTCCTTACGACCCTGTGCTCGATCGCTCTTTCCTGGGTGATGATTATGCTGGCTCCCTTCATGCAGCAGGGCATACAGTTTTTGGGGCAGGAAATATTGGCCATGGGCGGATTCGGCGTCTTTTTGTACGGCGTTCTGCATCGGGTGCTGGTCGCTTTTGGGCTGCATCATCTCCTGAATAACCTGTACTGGTTCCAGGTAGGTACATTTACCGATGCCGAAGGAATGACGTACAGCGGCGATTTGCCGCGCTTTTTTGCAGGAGATCCGGCGGCGGGCGTATTCATGGCCGGGCTGTATCCGATTATGATGTTCGCGCTGCCGGCCGTGGCGCTGGCCATTGTGCATGAATCGCGGGAGGACCTTCGTCCCAAAGTGCGCAAGACGTACATGACGGCGGCCTTGGTCTCGCTGCTGACGGGAATTACCGAGCCGATTGAGTTCGCGTTCCTGTTCGCGGCGCCGTACCTGTTCATTGTCCATGCGCTGTTGAGCGGGGCCGCGATGTGGATTACGGCCGAACTTGGCGTTCGGCACGGCTTCTCGTTCTCGGCTGGAGCGATAGACTATATCGTCAATTTCCACCAGTCGAAGGGAGCGCTGTGGATTATCCCTATCGGCATCGCGTTCGCGCTCATCTACTATGTCGTATTCCGCTTCGCTATCCAGAAGTTCCAGATCCCGACCCCTGGCCGGGTGGAAGGATCATTGCTCGACGATATGGCGAGCGATCTTCTGCATCGGGTGCCGCTCATTATACAGGCGCTCGGCGGCAAGGATAATATTGCCGACATTCAGGCCTGCATTACCCGGCTGAGGCTTCGCGTCAACAATGACAAGCTGGTCGATCGTCATACGCTTCGCAAGCTTGGAGCCGCGGGCGTCATTCGTCTGGGCGGGGGGCATTTGCAGGTCGTCTTCGGCACCTACTCGGAGCTGATCAAGGATGAGATGGTCAAGCGGCTGCAGCGCAACTCGAAGCAAGTCTGGTTTGTCGCTCCGGTGCAAGGGAAAATGATCCCGATTGAAGAGGTGCCGGACCGCATTTTCGCACAAAAGCTTGTCGGACAAGGAGTCGCATTCTTGCCTGACAAAGGCGAGCTCGTCTCGCCCGTACATGGCCGAGTGCGCCATGTCTACCCTACTATGCACGCGCTAGGCATCGAGACGCCGGAAGGGTTGGAAGTCCTCCTTCACATCGGAATCGAGACGTCATCGTTGAATGGCGCCGGTTTTCAGGCAGTTGTACAGGAAGGTGATGAAGTGAGACCAGGACAGCTTATGATTAAATTCGACTACAATGAAGTGAAAAAGCGCTGCGCATCGCTGGCCACTCCGATGGTCATTACGAATTCGGATGCGGTCGCTTCCTGGAGCTTCGCGCCGTTCGCGGCGGTTAAGCGGGGACAGACTTCCGTCATGTCGGTCGTCCTGAAGGAGCATGCTAACGGAGGTGGCAGACGATGA